In the genome of Spea bombifrons isolate aSpeBom1 chromosome 11, aSpeBom1.2.pri, whole genome shotgun sequence, one region contains:
- the C11H8orf76 gene encoding uncharacterized protein C8orf76 homolog gives MEFPGCCFEDSVFSETRERVPQSGTPYTARQCEPQWFNKHINSADCTEITTVLKFRGDLAYKQEDYQKALDEYQNCIMVLPGTNAAMRRDVQESQARCLLHLRRYTEALQITETLKKVVSNTDHLTCALNLQITVYSHLGDLDKTLSCLQQLVSLHPFNPWIWKRLAEFYMRLYVAVLDGKTSQNFNNFNRANNCTPAAEEGSEEQPCFIALFSRMGAFNQGVDSQLQGHTGESAMATLTSTALGREQLWINASASFIRARLLLQLIQPQQTSFVLDKNVTAQLHIGKQLNMLGLQEETQMLISELMSEDLSPEGLREEGQIDTKSTLALTSFQMPSDAEFTAKWFNKISSSSVSSFTYEDKP, from the exons ATGGAATTTCCAGGCTGCTGCTTCGAGGACTCGGTGTTTTCAGAGACAAGGGAGCGGGTGCCACAATCTGGGACACCTTACACCGCCCGACAGTGCGAGCCGCAG TGGTTTAACAAACACATAAACAGTGCTGATTGCACCGAGATTACTACAGTACTGAAATTCCGAGGAGACTTGGCATATAAACAGGAAGACTATCAG AAGGCTTTGGATGAATATCAGAACTGTATCATGGTATTGCCAGGGACCAATGCTGCTATGAGAAGAGATGTCCAGGAGAGCCAAGCACGCTGCTTGCTTCACCTAAGGAGATATACTGAAGCGCTACAGATCACTGAAACACTG aagaaaGTTGTAAGCAACACAGATCACTTGACTTGTGCCCTGAACCTACAGATAACAGTTTACAGCCATTTAGGGGATTTGGATAAAACGCTATCCTGTTTACAGCAGCTGGTCTCCTTGCATCCATTTAATCCTTGGATCTGGAAAAGGCTGGCAGAGTTCTACATGAGGCTTTATGTTGCCGTGTTAGATGGCAAAACTTCACAGAACTTTAACAATTTTAATAGAGCGAACAATTGCACGCCTGCTGCTGAGGAGGGCAGTGAAGAACAGCCGTGCTTCATAGCTTTGTTTAGTAGAATGGGTGCATTTAATCAAGGAGTAGATTCGCAGCTCCAAGGGCATACCGGTGAATCTGCAATGGCCACACTTACATCCACAGCATTAGGAAGAGAACAACTATGGATTAATGCAAGTGCATCTTTCATCCGAGCAAG ACTTCTCTTGCAGCTGATACAGCCTCAACAAACATCTTTTGTACTGGATAAAAATGTGACGGCTCAGCTGCACATCGGAAAGCAGTTGAACATGCTTGGGCTACAAGAGGAAACCCAAATGTTAATCAGTGAA CTGATGAGTGAAGATCTATCACCAGAGGGATTGAGAGAAGAGGGGCAAATTGACACAAAAAGCACCCTGGCCCTAACATCGTTCCAAATGCCGTCTGATGCGGAGTTTACAGCGAAATGGTTTAACAAGATAAGCAGCAGCAGCGTGTCTTCCTTTACATATGAAGATAAACCGTAA